The following DNA comes from Enterocloster bolteae.
TTTTGGTATTTTCATTCATCTGCTCATAATCCAAAAAACCTTGTTTCATGAGTTCGCGGCCAAAATAAATGTTCTCACTTACAGACAGGAACGGTATCAGATTAAATTCCTGATAAATGGCTGTTATTCCTGCGTCCAGCGCCAATGCAGGAGTCAATCCGCTATATTCCTTTCCGTCAAACATGATTTTACCTTCGCTAGGTGCGTGGGCACCTGTAAGAATCTTAATAAAGGTGCTCTTCCCCGCCCCATTCTCTCCCACCAGAGCGTGTACTTCTCCCCTTCTGACAGAAAAATCAATATTATTAAGGGCCTTGATTCCCCCGAACCGCTTGGAAATCTTATGGACTTCCAGAATTATATCTGTATCATCAATTTGAGGAGTTTCCTCTAACCGATTGTTCATTCATCCACTTCCTCCATCATTCCTCGCACTTCATTATGGCTAGTTTCCAACCACATCTTTCTGCCAAACTGGCTCATACCTTCTCTGAACCACTGCATCTTCCTGTTTTTCTGTTAAATATTTATACATAGCTTCGGCCAGGTCCTCACCTGCTTCATAAGGGAACAGGTTGCAGGATGATCTGTAAACACTGTTTTCAACTTTCATTTTTTCTTTTCCTTCATCCGTGGCATCACAGCCGCCGATATAAAAATTGTCCGGAATTTTCTGCATGGCCGATACTGCTTCGTACGCGCCGATTGCCGTAAAGTCATCGCAGGCGCATATCACATTTACCTCAGGCTTTGCCAACAAAACGGACTCCGTCACCTTCATTCCCAGATCTGTATTGCTGGCATTCTGTCTGGCTACCACCTCTGCCTCAGGGGCGTTCTCCAAAATACCATCATTGATGCCGTCTCCTCTTCGGATGACCGCCTCCACATCATCTTGAGCAAGAATCAGCGCTCTTCCTTTTCCACCCTGTTCTGCTTTAATCCACTCAGCGGCCGCATTGCCAATAGCATATCCTATATTATACTCATCCAGAGAGCCGTCAATCTGCGCATTGCTCACAGGCTGCGCCTCTGCGGATACTACGATTCCCTTTTCCTTAGCTTGGTCCACCACTGTTTTCAGGGCATTCTCATCCAAAGGTGATATCATAATTCCGTCTACATCACGCTGTACCGCATCCTCTACATAGGAAACCTGAGTGGCTACATCATACTTGGAATCCAAGATCTGTGTCTTAATTCCCAGTTCTGCACATTTTGACTGGAATCCATCGTAAACCTGGATAAAATACGGATTGGCACTGTCCTGCGTCACATATACAAATTCCATACCGGAGTCTGCCTTATTATCCCCACCGGATGTGGCGGCTGTATCCGTATGCTTCTGTTCAGCCTTATCGCCCGCGTTTCCACCCGATGCAGAGCATCCAGCCAATGTCCCCATAAGTGAAAGAACTAACAACATTGCTACCATTTTTTTCTTCATGAATATACCTCCTTTTGGCAGGAAAATGATTCGAAACGTTTCGATTTTCAGGTAAACATTAAGGTGTTTGATAAACACCTTAATTCTTTATCGTTTGACAGTGTCTCTGATAATCAAGGATGGCTCCAAAATAACTGAGTCAGGAACAATACCATACTGCAAAAGGTTCATCAGGTTATTGACTGCCAGCTTGCACATACGCTCGATAGGCTGGCTCACGGTTGTCAGCGGAATCTGGTTGATTGTAGCGTATATGACATCATCATAACCGCATACGGACAAATCCCTTGGAATAGATAAGCCTTTAATCCTGGCTGCCTGAAGCACTGCACAAGCCGTAAAATCACTGTTAGTCATGATTGCCTCCGGCCTCTCCTTCAATATCTCCATGGCCAGCTTCTGCACATCATCAAAATGATAGGTACTCTCATAAACATTGGACTCGGAATAAACCAGACCGGCTTCTTCTAACGCCATCTTATAACCGCTGATATATGTCTCATCAACCCGTCTGTCGCCAATCAGCATCACGATGTTATGAATATCCCGTTCAATCAAGTACTGTGTCATCAGATAGGAGCCCTTTTTCAGATTACACATAACAAAGGGTGCGCTGCTCTGCTCATAGTAGGCGGCCAGAAACAGATAGGGTATTCCATATTCATCCAGCTTCTTCATATGTTCAATATCATTGACATAAGTCAGCTGCGGAACCCATATAACTCCGTCAACCTTTCTCGAAATGAATTCAGAAATATACTTTTTCTCATTATTACTGCTGTTTCCTGTAATCCCTAATATAAGAAAAAAGCCGTAACTTTCCACTTCTCTTCGTATGTATTCTGTAATCTCACTATAAAAGCAGTTTCTCACATCCGGTATAAGCAGACCAATTACCTTTGTTCCGGATGTTCTCAGATTACGGGCAGCATTATTGGGCTGGTATGATAGCTCCTCTACTGCATCCAATACCATCTTCCTGGTTTTGTCTGTAACCCCCTCTTTCCCATTAATGGCCAAGGATGCTGTTGATATGGAAACACCTGCTAGTCTAGCTACATCTTTGATTGTAGCTCTCTTTTCCATTCATTTTCCTCCTAGTTGCATAAAAACGTTTCGATAATTCGATTATAGCACAATTTTTCAGCTTGTCAACGACTAATACTATACATTTTATACAGTTATCAATCTTGCTTTATTTATTTATCCATGTTAAAATCAATAATCATACATTGAATAAGGAGAAATAGACTGTGATAAATACCGAAAAATCGAAACGTTTAGATGGACAGTTATATTATAATCAGGACCCTCTATTACTGGAAGAACACCTGAATGTCCAGATGCTGCTTCATCAATATAATCATTTGCCTCCGAACAAACGTAAGAAACGTCGGAAACTCCTAAAGCAAATCCTAAACCATCCACCAAAGGATGCCTGTATTGAACAGCCGTTTCATTGTGACTTTGGCTACAACATCCATATTGGCAGCCATTTTTATTCTAATTATAATCTGACCATACTGGACTGTAATAAAGTTACCATTGGACACCACTGCCTGATTGGCCCCAACGTCAGCATCATTACTGTGAATCATCCCCAGGACAGAAAGCTCCGTTCCAGGGATTTGGAATATGCCACACCCGTGACCATTGGCAACGATGTGTGGATTGGATGCGGTGCCATCATCAACCCTGGCGTTTCTATCGGAGATAATGTCATCATAGGTTCAGGCAGTATTGTAACCAAAGATATCCCGTCCAATTCCCTGGCGGTAGGGAATCCCGCCAGGGTCATCCGTACACTGGACTAAAAGTCAGTAAACACCAGCACTGTCCTGTTCCCTGAACCGCACCGGCGCCACCTCCGGCGTCAGCGGCTCCATCCTGTATTCCGGCAACTGGTCAATGAGACCATCCAGACAAAGAGATGTGCTGTGGACCATGTCGTGGGCCAGAAGGACTACCTGCTGCCTTCCCATAATGGTTTTCATGGCATTGTCAATCAGCTCCTGGGGCCGGGACTTTTTCAGCGCGTCGTCCAGACTGGCATTCCAGTCAAAATAGACAAATCCCCGTGCGTCCATCTCGGCTATGATTTCCTTGTAAACCTTCCGGTTATAGCCATTGATGCTGCCTCCGGGAAACCGGTAAAGAACAGGCTTTACCCCGGTCACTTCCAGAACAGCCCTGTAAGCTTCCTCAAAATCCGCCAGATAGCTGTCCCTGCTTTCGTAGAGTTCCTTGTAGTCATGGCGGTTGCAGTGGATACCAATGGTGTGTCCCTCTGCCGCGATTCTTTTTGCAACATCGGGGTGTTTCCTGACATTTTCTCCCACCACGAAGAAGGTAGCTCTTATATTCCTGGCTTTCAGCACATCCAGCACCGCACTGGTATTTTCAGCAGAAGGACCGTCGTCAAAGGTGAGATACATGGTTTTGGGATTAAAATACAGATCAATGCCTTTGGCAATGCCCCCTGCCAGTTTTTCCTGGTACTGCGGGTCTGTCAGCCGTTCTCTTTCACGGGGATTAGACAGAAACCCCGTCTCGATCAGACATGATGGAACAAAGGTCTGTCCGGTGACTGTAAATTCTGCATCCCCTCTCAGTTCGCGGGCCTCTGCCCCTGTACTTCTGACTGCTTCCTTGTGGACCAGCGCGGCTAAACGCCCGCTGTCCGAAGCCCCGTCCTTTCCGGAATACCAGGTCTCTATTCCCCTTGCCGCCGCGTCCTCCCATGTATTTTGATGAATGCTGACATAAGCGCCGGCCCGGACCTTGTGTGCTGCCTCCACCCGTTCTTCCTTTGAACGGTATGCGTCGTCCTCCCGCACCATCACAACAGTATATCCCATATCCTCCAGTTTCACCTTCAGCCGCTCCGCAATGGCCAGGTTGATGTCCTTCTCCATTACGCCTTCCTGGCTGGCGCCTTCATCCTCACCGCCATGGCCTGCATCCACCGCAATAACAAGGGGACCTGTATATAAAGAATTCTGACTGCCAAAAGAAAGGAGGGATTCCCCCTGGCCTTTTATGGAACTTTGCAGGACACATGTGTCTTCCAATATACGGGACAGGATTTCTGTCCCTCCCCGT
Coding sequences within:
- a CDS encoding sugar ABC transporter substrate-binding protein, which translates into the protein MKKKMVAMLLVLSLMGTLAGCSASGGNAGDKAEQKHTDTAATSGGDNKADSGMEFVYVTQDSANPYFIQVYDGFQSKCAELGIKTQILDSKYDVATQVSYVEDAVQRDVDGIMISPLDENALKTVVDQAKEKGIVVSAEAQPVSNAQIDGSLDEYNIGYAIGNAAAEWIKAEQGGKGRALILAQDDVEAVIRRGDGINDGILENAPEAEVVARQNASNTDLGMKVTESVLLAKPEVNVICACDDFTAIGAYEAVSAMQKIPDNFYIGGCDATDEGKEKMKVENSVYRSSCNLFPYEAGEDLAEAMYKYLTEKQEDAVVQRRYEPVWQKDVVGN
- a CDS encoding LacI family DNA-binding transcriptional regulator; the protein is MEKRATIKDVARLAGVSISTASLAINGKEGVTDKTRKMVLDAVEELSYQPNNAARNLRTSGTKVIGLLIPDVRNCFYSEITEYIRREVESYGFFLILGITGNSSNNEKKYISEFISRKVDGVIWVPQLTYVNDIEHMKKLDEYGIPYLFLAAYYEQSSAPFVMCNLKKGSYLMTQYLIERDIHNIVMLIGDRRVDETYISGYKMALEEAGLVYSESNVYESTYHFDDVQKLAMEILKERPEAIMTNSDFTACAVLQAARIKGLSIPRDLSVCGYDDVIYATINQIPLTTVSQPIERMCKLAVNNLMNLLQYGIVPDSVILEPSLIIRDTVKR
- a CDS encoding sugar O-acetyltransferase; amino-acid sequence: MINTEKSKRLDGQLYYNQDPLLLEEHLNVQMLLHQYNHLPPNKRKKRRKLLKQILNHPPKDACIEQPFHCDFGYNIHIGSHFYSNYNLTILDCNKVTIGHHCLIGPNVSIITVNHPQDRKLRSRDLEYATPVTIGNDVWIGCGAIINPGVSIGDNVIIGSGSIVTKDIPSNSLAVGNPARVIRTLD
- a CDS encoding N-acetylmuramoyl-L-alanine amidase, which codes for MDRIEIKPYDYGRQTERRRQARRRARRRAFFLAAAELAAGVCMTMAVMAMVIPEKRELGMAGTEQGRIKQEITERERIERQCTGRGGTEILSRILEDTCVLQSSIKGQGESLLSFGSQNSLYTGPLVIAVDAGHGGEDEGASQEGVMEKDINLAIAERLKVKLEDMGYTVVMVREDDAYRSKEERVEAAHKVRAGAYVSIHQNTWEDAAARGIETWYSGKDGASDSGRLAALVHKEAVRSTGAEARELRGDAEFTVTGQTFVPSCLIETGFLSNPRERERLTDPQYQEKLAGGIAKGIDLYFNPKTMYLTFDDGPSAENTSAVLDVLKARNIRATFFVVGENVRKHPDVAKRIAAEGHTIGIHCNRHDYKELYESRDSYLADFEEAYRAVLEVTGVKPVLYRFPGGSINGYNRKVYKEIIAEMDARGFVYFDWNASLDDALKKSRPQELIDNAMKTIMGRQQVVLLAHDMVHSTSLCLDGLIDQLPEYRMEPLTPEVAPVRFREQDSAGVY